The DNA sequence AAGGGCACGGCCATTCCCTACGTCTCGCACCTGCTGGCGGTGTCCGGCCTGGTGCTCGAACACGGTGGCGACGAAGACCAGGCCATTGCGGGCCTGCTGCACGACTGCGTC is a window from the Immundisolibacter sp. genome containing:
- a CDS encoding HD domain-containing protein, producing MTLTDRYAEVLAFACEAHRGHVRKGTAIPYVSHLLAVSGLVLEHGGDEDQAIAGLLHDCV